Proteins encoded together in one Triticum dicoccoides isolate Atlit2015 ecotype Zavitan chromosome 7B, WEW_v2.0, whole genome shotgun sequence window:
- the LOC119341081 gene encoding uncharacterized protein LOC119341081, translating into MVLFGQVHVYFVMSVISASSITMIPIHKLPHQGHHLQGCRLPSSLAANAVDNAKGVSNNGQDTKQRFTIVLSWGFSSPDIWVNGNRRECRCIWTETRVNEVAPALQRTAWYELNGDKAGQPERRRYQSWTMAA; encoded by the exons TGCTTTTTGGGCAGGTTCATGTATACTTTGTCATGAGTGTCATTAGTGCGAGTTCCATCACCATGATTCCGATCCACAAG CTTCCTCATCAGGGTCATCATCTCCAAGGTTGTCGCCTGCCAAGCAGTCTAGCCGCCAACGCCGTCGATAATGCAAAAGGTGTTTCAAATAACGGTCAGGACACGAAACAAAG GTTCACGATTGTACTGAGTTGGGGATTCTCCTCCCCTGACATTTGGGTGAATGGCAATCGTCGTGAATGTCGCTGCATCTG GACAGAAACAAGAGTAAATGAGGTCGCACCTGCGTTGCAGAGGACGGCGTGGTATGAGCTCAACGGCGATAAGGCAGGACAGCCTGAGCGGCGGCGTTACCAATCCTGGACGATGGCGGCATAG